A window of Aurantibacillus circumpalustris genomic DNA:
GTCCGAATAACCAAACCTGTAACGCAATTGATGGAGCATTGATCCTTATAAATCAAATATTTAGCTTCGATTTTTTTAGATTTTCATTTTAAACCTTTTAACACAAACCTAAATACGGCACGTATAAAAATTACGATATTTGCGTATCAGTAATTTAAAAAAATATTTATTCGGTCTTGTAGTAATAACTTACGTTATTACTGTTATAGGCATTCCTGTTTATTACCATTATTGTGGCGGTGAATTGGAAGAAATAAACTATGTTTTAAAGGGTAGTAATTGTTGTGGTGATGACGATTCTCAGGAAGAAAATGATGGCTGTTGTAAAAACGAAAGTCATGTTTTAAAAAGTAATATTGATTTTACTTTTAAGACCACGGGTGATTACGTTTTTTTAAAGGATAGCGGCATCAACTATTCTTCTTTACCATTTAAATCGTCTATCAAACGTTTAATTTCGATTCCCAGTTTTGTTTATGTTAATACTCCACCATCGCGAGTCCAGCATAGTCTAGTTATATCTACCTCTGTTCTGAGGATTTAGAATTTGTTGTTTTGAGTAATCACTCTCAAATTTTTAGTACAAACAAATTTTAATTAAAAGATATTATGAAAACATTAATGATAGGATTTATATCCTTATTTATTTCTTTGTCAGGATTGGCACAAGATAATACAGTAAAAACCGCCACCATATTGGTAAAAGGTAATTGTGAAGAATGTAAAGAAAGGATTGAAAACGCCGCTGATATCAAAGGCGTAAAGATCTCTTCTTGGGATGAGAAAACACAAATTTTAACCGTTACCTATAAATCAGATAAGGTAAGCTTGGTACAAATAGAAAAAGCTATTGCTGTCAGTGGTCATGATGCTGCTGATATAAAGGCAGGTGACGCTAGTTATAAGAAACTCCCTTCTTGTTGTAAATACCGCGACAGGGCTTGCGAACCAAAATAACCATGCAAGGCTTACGATATTTATTCGTTTTGCTGGGAATAATTCTGGCTACGAATTACAACGCACAAGTAAAAGGTAAAGTTGTAGAAATTTCAAAAAAATCTGATACCACTATTGTTCCTGGTGTAGTTGTGATATGGGAAGGATCTGCTATAGGATCAACAACAGACGAAAACGGAAACTTTACACTTCCAATATTTTCAGAAACCAATCGCTTGATCATAAGCTCTGTCGGTTATGAAAACAAAACGATTACTGTTATGGATACGAGTAAGTTTTTATTACTTGTTTTAAAAAGTGGAATTGATTTAAACGAAGTTGAAATTTTATATTACACTAATGGTACTGAAGTTTCGTATCTGAATCCAATTAAAATGGAAATGCTTAACGAGCGCTCTTTAATGAAGGCAGCTTGCTGTAATCTTTCTGAAAGCTTTGAAACCAATCCAAGTATTGATGTAAATTTTGCCGACGCAATTAGCGGTGCAAAACAAATTCAAATGCTTGGACTTTCTGGTCAGTATGCGCAAATCACGAAAGAGAACATGCCATATTTAAGAGGACTTGCAAATAATTACGGCCTAAGTTTTATTCCCGGCACTTGGATTCAATCCATACAGCTGAGTAAAGGAGCGGGTTCTGTGGTAAATGGATACGAAAGTTTAACCGGACAGATTAACACCGAACTTCAAAATCCCGAAAGCAGTGATAAATTAAACTTCAATGTTTATGCAAACGAAAATGCACGGAACGAGTACAATCTTAATTTATCACATCGTTTTAATCCTAAATTATCGTTTGGTTTATTAAGTCATATGAGTTATAATCCATTAGTTCAAGATTTAAATAAGGATGGGTTTGCCGATATTCCAACAGGAAAACAATACAACTTTATGAATAAATACGCCTTTAACAATGGCAAAAATTTTGAAGCACAAGTTGGTGCAGCTTATGTAAAGGATGAACGCGCTGGCGGACAATACGCTGGTACCGTAAAAAATTACAACGATACTGTTCCACTTTATAAGATTGGTATTGATAATGAGAAATGGGAAGTGTATAGCAAAACCGGATTTGTATTTAAAAAGAAACCTGGAACTAGCATGGGTTTGCAGTTATCATACTTAGATCACAATCAAACTAATTTTTATGGCAATAATAAATATAATGGCCTTGAAAAAACGTTTTACGCTAATTATATTTTTCAAGGTATACTTGGAACAACCAACAACACCTACAAAATTGGTGCTAGCTTTATGAACGATGAGGTGAAGGAATCATTTAATCTTTACAAATTTAAACGTCTCGAACAAGTTACTGGTGTCTTTGCTGAATATGCCAAAAACTACAAAGAAAAGTTTAATATCGTTGCCGGCATTCGTGTAGATCAACATAATTATTACGGTTTATTTGTTATACCCCGTCTTCATTTACGTTATGCTTTTAAACCAACAAGTGTGTTAAGATTCAGTGGAGGAAGGGCTTTACGCACAGCGAATATTTTTACCGATAATTCATACTTGATGGCATCGTCGCGACAATGGTATGTTGAGACTTCTGATCTTGCAAAACCGTACGGACTAAATCCAGAAACTGCTTGGAATTATGGTTTAAATTACACACAGAAATTTAAAATTAATTACCGTGATGCTTATGTTACTTTAGATTTATACAGAACTGATTTTGTAAATCAAGTAGTAACTGATATTGATTACAATACACAGGAGGTTCATATTTTTAATTTGAAGGGTCCCTCCTACTCGAATACGTTTCAATTTGAATTTAATATGGAACCGCGCAAACGTCTTTTTGTAAAAATGGCTTACCGATTTGTGGATACAAAAATGAGTTTCAAAGAAGGCTTAATGCAAAAAGCAATGGTATCAAAACACAGAGCCTTTATTAACATTGGTTACGAAACAAAAAATAGTCATTGGCTATTTGATTTTACAACACAGTACAACGGCGCTAAACGCTTACCAGGAACCGAGACTAATCCTGATGAATACCAACGCGCTGCTTATTCGCCAGACTATTTTAATTTACTCGGACAAATAACCTATGTAACCAAAATTAAAAAAGCAGACTTTAATATTTATTTAGGCGTGGAAAATTTATTGAACTACAAACAAACGAATCCTATTGTTTCGGGCGATATGCCTTACAGTAAATATTTTGATGCCAGTATGGTTTGGGGGTCCATTTACGGAAGAATGTTATATATGGGATTAAGATTTAAAATAAAATAGCATACTGACAATTAATACCCACTCTCATTCTGAGCGCAGTCGAAGAAGACAGTGGGTATTAACGTTAACTGATTCTTCTATCTATTTAAAAGAAATAATAGAATTGGTCCTACAAAAATTCCAATATAGAAGAGTACCATCAATACTCTCTTGAAAAGATTAAGATCAGGATTCAAATTTACCTGCAAAACCGCATTTATTTGTTGAATAACAATAGGTTCAACAATGGCGTATTCGTATTTACCAGGTGTAAGTAAATTATATTTTTTAGGAAAAGAGAAGATTAGGCAATCACGAATTAACCAATAATCTTTATCTGGTAAGTTCACGTAATCAACATGATAATTAATTTTTTCATGTTTTAAATATTCTCTAATTTTTTGGTGTTTGTTTTCGTTGTACAACTCCAATCCAATAATTACAGGCACAATAAGCAATATTGGATTTAAATACGCGAATAAAAATAACAGTACTATAATGGATATAATTCCAAACACTAAACGAATGATGTAGTTTTCTTTAAAAAATAAAGTTTCTATGAGTCTTCCGCCATCTAAAGGAAAAAAAGGCAAACAGTTTAAAAGATTTATGACAAGAAAAGAGGAATATAGCATCTCTATTGTTTCATTCTTTAAATCTTTATTTAGCCAAAATAACAAACAACCAATAATAATTCCCGGAAGTGGTCCTGCTAATATAATAAGACTTAATTGCCATTGAGATACTTGTTGTTTTTTTCCTGAGGTAAATGCTCCCAGTAGTGGAATAATAAAGATTTTTACATTACTATAATTAAATAGTTTCATAAAAAGAAAATGTCCCATCTCATGGATTATAAGCACCAAAAGAATAGCCGCAATATAAACGATGTTGCGATCGAACAAAAAATAAAACATCAAAGCATAAATGGCCAAGCTAATTAATGAGCGCCTTAGAGCATTTTGACTTTTTTCTTCCACAATTGGTTTAGGAGGAAAACTACTTGTGAATTTTTCTTCGGATGGATTTTGTTCTTGATTAAACGATTCGCTCACTAGATGCTTGGTTTTTTATTAGATAAATGATAAATCAAATAGATGCTAATTGAAAATAAAAAGAAGGCGCCCGTTTGATGCAATGTGCCCATAATAACCGGCACATTGTATAACAAAGTCAATACTCCTAAAATAAATTGAATAGTAACGCCAAAAATAAGTAAGTTAATTCCTAAAGTTTGCTGTTTGTTGAGACTAAGTTTATTTGATTTATACCAAAGCATGCAAATTAGTACAACAATAAGTAAAGCAATCGTTCTATGCATAAACTGTATGCCGCTAGGATTTTCAAGTATATTTTCAAGCACACCTTCCTTCATGTACACCTGTTCTGGAATCCAGTCATTACCCATTTTTGGCCAGGTGTTAAAGATATGTCCAGGTCTAATCTTTGTATTATCGCCTTCAGCATACCCTGCTGTAAACGCACCGTAAATAATTTGAATGATTAATACAATAAAAAACAGGAATGTAAGTGATTTAATTTTTTTTCCATCTGTTTCTTCGGCTTCTTCTTTTGGATAGATTAAGCGTAATGCAAACCAAAATGTAAAAGCAAACAAAATAAACGCACTCATTAAATGTGCCGCTAAGCGATAATGACTAACGGCCGGTTGTTTTTGAAGTCCGCTATAAACCATCCACCAGCCAATAACAGCTTGCATTGCTCCCATAAAAAAAAGAAGTACAAAACCAGGCCACATACTCTTTTTGATTTTCTTCTTCAATAAAAAATAAATAAATCCAAAAGCAAACACGTACATCATTGTTCTACCAATCATGCGGTGAATATATTCCCAAAGAAAAATTGGTTTAAATTCTTCAAGCGTCATTTCAAAATTGACTTTCTGAAACTCAGGACTTTGTTGGTATTTCGCAAAACGTTCCAACCACATATTTTCGTTTAAGGGAGGAATAGATCCCATAAAACTCCAATCAGTAATTGACAGACCAGAATGCGTTAATCGTGTTAAACAACCAACTACCACCATCACATAAATTAAGAAGCAACCAACTAGAAGCCAGTAAATAATTTGTTTGTGAGGAGACTGTGAAATTGAAGCCATTGTAATTTGACCGCAAATTTAAAGGGAATTTGAATAGATACCAATTAAAAAACTGTAAATAATGTGTTTAATCTTAATACAAAAGCATGAATGCCAATTAAACAAGTTCTGAGGTGTTTTTATTGTGCCTCGTAAGCACCGGCTGTTACGGAATCTACATTCCGGGGCTTTCCATTTATGTCTTCGGCGGGAAGAATAATAGAAGCATCTTGTTTTGCAAGCGTACCAGTGAAACCTGTAATTCTTTTTTCCGAAGCCTTGGGTTCAAAATTATACATGCTTTTGTCTTCATATTCAAGTTCGGCAGTTTTATCTCCTTTTCTGTTATTTATAAAAATAGTCACATCAGAAGTATTCATGGTTGATTTTAACCAGTTATTACTAAAAGTATAACTGACAACGGCATTCGGTATTGTACTTGGAGTTTTAATATCAAGACTTACTTCGTTTTCTAATTTCCCATCTATTATACAATTTGAAATACGAAGACTTAATGGCAAGACTTGAGTTTCACTGTAATTGTTGATTTTAAGTGTTGGCTTATCTCTCGACTTGTCCTTACTCCAGTAATTAGCGAAGGTACACTGTGAGAAAATATATTCTCCACCAAGTAAAATATTCACGCTATGTTCTTGACAATTACTGATCACATTATTAAAACCAAATACTCCATAGTATAAGCAATAAAGACCCCATAAACTCATGTTTTGTATTTTGGTATTAGTTAGCCTTAATACGCCTTTTGAGCTGAGTTTTGGATCTTCACCAATGAATTCACACTGTACACCAATAAAACCATTTTTAATGATAGCATAATTAATTATGTTATCGTTGCTTCCTTCATTAATCCAAATTCTATCCCATTGTCCGGGCTCGTCAGCAAAATCTTTTTCGCGGCGCGCGCCTTGAAAGACAACTTCCTGACCTTTTTTTCCTAATACTTGAATTCTAGCTCCTGCGTAAACCCAAATACCTGATTTGTAATTCATGAAAATTTTTGTTCCTTCAAGAATTTTCAAATTCTGTGCAGGTTCATTCGTTATAGAATCTGGGCCATTCACAACAAGATATCCATAAACTACATGCGGTTTATCATTTTTCCAAACAAATTCATCCCCAATTAAATTGTAAGAATTAGGAACAGCATTAGCCAAGGAATATGGAAAATATGATCCGTCTTTAAATTTAATAACGCTATCGGGCCTGTGATAGTATGCATCCTGACCCCAAGCTTCTAAATTCAGTTTTTGCTGGTTTCCATTTACCAAAAAAATAAGTGCGTCACTAATAATCAGTGGCGAATTAATATTTGTTGGGTTTACATTCACCTGAATAAAAATATACATGCTGTCATTTGCAGCAATTTCAATATCTGTAAAGGAAGTTCCTTTTGCTCCGTCTACGTTAACAATAAATTGTGAGGCATTACCACCCTGCAATTGGATTGAGGAAATTTTAATTCGCTGGTTGTTTTTATTTCTTACACGAATATTCTGTGTTGCAGAACCTATGGTTGTAAAAACGGTATCAAACAAAACAGAGTCTTGAGAAAATTCAATTTTGGCTCCTGAATCAGTAATTAATTTATCCTTTTTACAAGAAAATAATTGACTTATAAAAAAACTAAAGAGACAAAAGCTTATTATTTTAAATAGTAGTTTCAAGGCTTGCAAATATACAACGTATTATACTCTTAAATAGTATAAATTATTCATAAAAAAAGTCCGGTGTTTGCCGGACTTTTTTGGTATTTGAATACAAAATTTATTTCGTCACCACAATCTTCTGATAAATCTGAAGCCCATCTTTTTGTCCACTCACAAAATAAATTCCTTTTGCAAGATCACTGATATTTAC
This region includes:
- a CDS encoding HYC_CC_PP family protein; protein product: MRISNLKKYLFGLVVITYVITVIGIPVYYHYCGGELEEINYVLKGSNCCGDDDSQEENDGCCKNESHVLKSNIDFTFKTTGDYVFLKDSGINYSSLPFKSSIKRLISIPSFVYVNTPPSRVQHSLVISTSVLRI
- a CDS encoding site-2 protease family protein, with the translated sequence MSESFNQEQNPSEEKFTSSFPPKPIVEEKSQNALRRSLISLAIYALMFYFLFDRNIVYIAAILLVLIIHEMGHFLFMKLFNYSNVKIFIIPLLGAFTSGKKQQVSQWQLSLIILAGPLPGIIIGCLLFWLNKDLKNETIEMLYSSFLVINLLNCLPFFPLDGGRLIETLFFKENYIIRLVFGIISIIVLLFLFAYLNPILLIVPVIIGLELYNENKHQKIREYLKHEKINYHVDYVNLPDKDYWLIRDCLIFSFPKKYNLLTPGKYEYAIVEPIVIQQINAVLQVNLNPDLNLFKRVLMVLFYIGIFVGPILLFLLNR
- a CDS encoding COX15/CtaA family protein, whose protein sequence is MASISQSPHKQIIYWLLVGCFLIYVMVVVGCLTRLTHSGLSITDWSFMGSIPPLNENMWLERFAKYQQSPEFQKVNFEMTLEEFKPIFLWEYIHRMIGRTMMYVFAFGFIYFLLKKKIKKSMWPGFVLLFFMGAMQAVIGWWMVYSGLQKQPAVSHYRLAAHLMSAFILFAFTFWFALRLIYPKEEAEETDGKKIKSLTFLFFIVLIIQIIYGAFTAGYAEGDNTKIRPGHIFNTWPKMGNDWIPEQVYMKEGVLENILENPSGIQFMHRTIALLIVVLICMLWYKSNKLSLNKQQTLGINLLIFGVTIQFILGVLTLLYNVPVIMGTLHQTGAFFLFSISIYLIYHLSNKKPSI
- a CDS encoding TonB-dependent receptor, encoding MQGLRYLFVLLGIILATNYNAQVKGKVVEISKKSDTTIVPGVVVIWEGSAIGSTTDENGNFTLPIFSETNRLIISSVGYENKTITVMDTSKFLLLVLKSGIDLNEVEILYYTNGTEVSYLNPIKMEMLNERSLMKAACCNLSESFETNPSIDVNFADAISGAKQIQMLGLSGQYAQITKENMPYLRGLANNYGLSFIPGTWIQSIQLSKGAGSVVNGYESLTGQINTELQNPESSDKLNFNVYANENARNEYNLNLSHRFNPKLSFGLLSHMSYNPLVQDLNKDGFADIPTGKQYNFMNKYAFNNGKNFEAQVGAAYVKDERAGGQYAGTVKNYNDTVPLYKIGIDNEKWEVYSKTGFVFKKKPGTSMGLQLSYLDHNQTNFYGNNKYNGLEKTFYANYIFQGILGTTNNTYKIGASFMNDEVKESFNLYKFKRLEQVTGVFAEYAKNYKEKFNIVAGIRVDQHNYYGLFVIPRLHLRYAFKPTSVLRFSGGRALRTANIFTDNSYLMASSRQWYVETSDLAKPYGLNPETAWNYGLNYTQKFKINYRDAYVTLDLYRTDFVNQVVTDIDYNTQEVHIFNLKGPSYSNTFQFEFNMEPRKRLFVKMAYRFVDTKMSFKEGLMQKAMVSKHRAFINIGYETKNSHWLFDFTTQYNGAKRLPGTETNPDEYQRAAYSPDYFNLLGQITYVTKIKKADFNIYLGVENLLNYKQTNPIVSGDMPYSKYFDASMVWGSIYGRMLYMGLRFKIK
- a CDS encoding heavy-metal-associated domain-containing protein, giving the protein MKTLMIGFISLFISLSGLAQDNTVKTATILVKGNCEECKERIENAADIKGVKISSWDEKTQILTVTYKSDKVSLVQIEKAIAVSGHDAADIKAGDASYKKLPSCCKYRDRACEPK